The segment CGTCGACCAGCCTGCTCCGTCGCGCAGGTCAGCCAGCTCATCTTCGGTCAGCGCCGCCACCACTTCGTCCAGCGCGGCGCGCGCCGGCGGTATCCGCGCCAGCAACTCTTCCTTCGTCCGCGGCAATGCCATCTGCTCGAGCGCGCTCAGCGCGGTTTCGTCTGACATGCATGCAGTCTACGGCGCGCCGAAATCGCGACGCTCGTTGCCATGCGACGGACTACGCTACGGCGCTACGGTACTTCGATGTCAGGCACGCGGAACGGCGTCGGCGTGGGCTTCGCCGGTGTACGCTCCGCCGTCGGCGTGGCGACGCGTTCGCCCGATACTTCCTGCAGCACGGCGAGCAACCCGCGCAGATTGCGGTCGAACTCCTCCGGCGTGATCTGGCAGCAGTTCGCAAGCTCGACGTCGAAGGCCCGCAGCGCCAGCCGCTGCTCCAGCGCGTCGATCAGTTGACCGGTGATCCGGTACGCCGTCCACTCTTCGACGTACGGATATCCCGATGCCTCGGCAAAGCGCTGGCCGTAGACGTCCGCGCCGGGCACCTCGTTCGCTTCGACGAGGGGCGCTTCGGCGTGCCAGACGATCGTGATCTCCGGCCGCAGCGTCGCGACGAAGTTGTACAGCGCCGCCGTTTCCGGCTCCGACAGCGGCGCCGGGCCGCCCAGTCCGCGACGGCAACCCGACGCCGGGTGACAGGCGTCGCTGCTCCAGTCGTCGGCCGGCCAGTTGCGGTTGAGATCGATGCCGCGCGCGTTCGTGTGGATGCCGCGCGCCGTACCATCGGGATTCGCGGAGGGAAGCACGTACAGCGTCACGCTAGCGGGCACGGCGCCGGGGTTTGCGCCCAGGTACACGGCCAACTGCTCGACGATCATGCGGCTGTTGTCCTCGGCGCCCGTGTGCAGCCCGCCGATTAGCAGCACCGCGCGCGGTCCGGAGCCGAACCGCTGCACGCCGATGTCCCGCTGTTCGACGGAACGCCCGATCGTAAAGGTGCAGGCGCCGCCCACCAGCGCGGCCAGCACGAGCGCGCCCGCACACCATGCCCGCAGATCACGAGAACCCCGACGCGCCATGCCCTGTCCCTTCCCGAGAAGCATCGGCGCGATTGTGCCACCTTGAGCGTGACGAATGCATCCCACCGCCGCCGAATTCCCACGCAAAGATTCGGCATCGCGACTCTGCGGACGTTATGGAAACGGGGCGCCTGGGCGCGGATGCCCATGGACGCAAGCGTGTGGTGAACATACGCAGCCGCGCCTCCACCCGCCGGGCTTCCCGTTACGGCGAAGTCGCCACCCTGTCGCCGCGCGAGCCTTCTCCTCCGGCCGATTCGCCCGAAGATGTCGCCTTGCGCACAGCCGGCGCCACCTTCGTGCCGAACAGCTCGATCGACTTCATCACGCTCGCGTGCGGCATCGTCCCGACGCTGAACTGCACGAGGAACCGCTGGTACCCGAACAACTCGTGCTCGAACAGCATCTTGTCGATCACCTCGTCCGGGCTGCCGACGAGCAGCGAGCCGCGCGGCGAACGCATCGCCTCGAACTGGCCGCGATTCATGGGCGACCACCCGCGTTCGCGTCCGATCTTGCTCATGACGTGCGCGTACGGCGGGTAAAACAGGTCCGCCGCCTGCTGCGAGTCCCCGGCGATGAACGCGTGCGAGTTGATGCCGACCGCCAGCCGCGATGCATCGTGCCCGGCGGTGCGTCCCGACTCGCGGTAGGTATCGACCAGCGGCACGAATCGCTCCGGCGCCCCGCCGATGATCGCGATCATCAGCGGCAGGCCAAGCTTGCCCGCGCGCATGACGGAGTCCACGCTGCCGCCCACCGCGATCCAGATCGGCAGCGGATGCTGCACCGGCCGCGGGTAGACGCCCAGGTCCTTGATAGGCGCGCGATGCGTGCCCTCCCACGTGACGCGCTCGCTCTCACGTAGTCGCAGCAAAAGCTCCAATTTCTCCGCGAACAAATCGTCGTAGTCGCCCAGGTCGTAGCCGAACAGCGGAAACGACTCCGTGAACGACCCGCGCCCCGCCATGATCTCGGCGCGCCCGTTCGACAGCAGGTCGACCGTCGCGAAGTCCTGAAACACGCGCACCGGATCGTCGGAGCTGAGCACGGTCACCGCGCTCGAGAGGCGGATCCGCTTCGTCTTGACGGCGGCGGCGCCCAACACCACCGTCGGCGACGAGACGGCGAAATCCGGCCGGTGATGCTCGCCGACGCCGAACACCTCCAGTCCAATCTGGTCCGCCAGCTCGATCTCTTCGATCAGGTTGCGCAGCCGCTGCGCGCCATCGATCGTCTCGCCCGAAGCGGGGTCGGGCGTAATCTCGGCGAATGTTGTGATGCCAAGTTCTACGGTCATATCGTCACCTCTATCTGTTTCATCCTATCCGCTCGCGGCCTGCCTGCTCGCTCCGGTCCGGCGGCACACACAGGAGCCGCAGGAGGGCGTCAGTCCTGGCGTATCGCCGCGATGTTCAGCGTGATCTTCACGCTGTCGCTCACCACGACGCCGCCCGTCTCGATCGCACCGTTCCAACTGACGCCGAAGTCCTTGCGGTTGATCTTCGCCGTCGCCACGAATCCGGCGCGGTCCTTGCCGTACGCGTCGATGCCGCGACCTTCGAACTCCACGTCCAGGGCCACGGGCCGCGTCACGTCGCGCATCGTCAGATCGCCCGTCATGCGCCAACGCTCGTCGTCCACCCGCTCCAGGCGCGTGGTCTCGAACGTGAACCGGGGATACTGCTCGGCGTTGAAGAAGTCGTCCGAGCGCAGGTGCGCGTCGCGGTCGGCGACGCCCGTGTCGACGCTTGCGACGTCGATGGCGGCCCTGACGCTTGAACGGGACGGATCGCCCTCGTCGATGCGCAGCGTCCCTTCGGCGATGTTGAATCGACCCTTCACCGTCGTCACCATCATGTGCTTGACGGCGAATTCGGCGCTGGAGTGCGCCGGGTCGATGCTCCAGGTGCTCACGGCTGTTTCGGTTGCGCTGGACCGGCGCCATCATTCGCGCGCTGCTCAGCGGCGTCACGCGCTTCAGCGACGTCACGCAGACGGTGCCCGGCCTCAGCGATCGCATGCTGTCGGAGCGGTTCAAGGAGCTTGAGGCCGAGGGCGTCGTCGAACGGCGCGTGCTCCCGGAGACGCCCGTGCGGATCGAGTACCACCTGACCGAAAAAGGACGCGCGCTCGCCGGCGCCGTCGACGCTATCTCGGCCTGGGCGAACGACTGGGTCTCGCCGGAGCCGGCGGCCAAAAGCGCAGCCCGTACGCGCACCTAGCTCGAGCGATCGCCTGACGCCGGGCGAACGTCAGTGCGCCAGCGACGACCAGAGATACATGGCCGCGACACCGCGGTGCGGGCGCCACGCCTCGGCGCGTTCGGCCAACTCCTCCGCGCCGGGCACGTCCTCCCGCTGTAACAGCGTGGCAGCAGCCTTGCGTAATCCCAGGTCTCCCGCAGGAAAGGCGTCCACGCTCGACGCGGCGCGCATGGCGATCATCTGCGCGGACCACGGCCCGATGCCCGGCAAGCTCGTGAGCGCGCCCACCAGGTCCTCGAGCGTGTGCGAGCCGTCCAACGGCACCTTGCCCTCCGCGTAGACGCGGGCAAACGCCCGCACGCTCTCGGCGCGCGACTGCGTCAACCCCGTCTCGCGCAACTGGTCGACCCTGACGCCGGCGATGCGACGCGCCGAAGGAAATGTGTGCGTCAGTCCCCAGCCGCCGACGCCGCCCACACCTTCACCGAAGCACTGCGCGATCCGCCCCGTGATCGTGCTCGCGCCTCGCACCGAGATCTGCTGCCCGACGATAATCCGGACCGCAACTTCAAACGGATCCCACGCCCCCGGCACGCGCAGCCCGGGGCGGCGCGCGATCAGCGGCCGCAACATCGAATCGCGCTTCAGAAGCTCGCTCGCATCGCCCGGCTGATCGAGCCCCGCGATGCGCCGGATGCGCGCGACGGCATCGATTAGCGAAGTCAGCGCCGCAAGATGCACCGTCACGTGCAGATGGCTCGCGTCGCCCTGCGCGACTTCGATGACTCCCGGATATCCGCACATCACGACGCTGCGGCGGTACGTCCCGGCATCGACGGCCTCCACGCCGGGAATGGCGCGCGAGGCCAGGTATGCCAGCGTGCTATCGAACGCCGGCGCCCCGGCGAACGGCAGACGCAGCCGCAGGCCGCCGTCCGCCGCCATGCGGTCGTTCTTGCCGCGTTTCGCACGCAGCACCGTCGGCGTGAAGCGGAACGTTTCTATGATCATGCGGTTCATCTGCCGCACGCTGCGAAAGCCCGCCGCCGCCGCGACGACGGGCATCGAAAGGTCCGTCTCGTCGAGCAGCCGCCGCGCGAAGTGCGCGCGACGCGATCGCGCGATGAAGTCCGGCGTCGCGCCAAGCTCGCTCAGGAACAGGCGCCGCAGATGACGCTCACTCGTCGCGAGCCGCTGCGCCAGGTCGACCTCGGTATATGCGTCGAGAGCGCCGTCGCTGATCATCCGCAGCCCGCGTGCGACGATCGTCTCGCCGTCCGCCGAGAATGGCGGCAGGCGGTCTGGCCTGCAGCGCAGACATGGCCGAAATCCGTGCGCCTCCGCCGCGATCGATGACGGGTAGAGCGTCACGTTGCGGGCCAGCGGGCTCGCGGTGCAGTCCGCCCTGCAGTAGATGCCGGTCGTGCGCACGCCGCTGATCGTTGCCGAGGTCATGGCCCCATTGTGGCGCATCCGCGCGGCTGTGTCGGACACATTCGGACTTCTGAGGATTGTCCGAATCTGGCCAACTCAGGCGCGGCCGGGGAGCGAACATGGCGGTATGAGAACGAACCCGCCCTCCCACGCCACGATCATCCAGGTCACCACGTTCGCGTCGCCCGTGGGGGAGATCACGTTCGCGATGGACGGCCCCGCGCTCTGCGCGCTGAAGTTCGCCGGCGGCCGCACCTCCGTCTGGCCGGCGCTCGCCCGGCGCTACGGCCCCGACGTCGAACTCGCCGAGGCGAGCGCGCGCCATCCCGCCGTCGTCGCGCTGCTCGCCTACTTCGACGGCGACCTCGATGCGCTCGACGCCATCGAGGTCAGCGCCGGCGGCACGCCGTTTCAGCAGCGCGTCTGGCAGACGCTCCGCGCAATACCCGTCGGACAGACGGCGTCCTACGCCGATATCGCGCATCGCATCGGCGCTCCGAAGGCGTTTCGCGCCGTCGCGCGTGCCAACGCCACCAACCCTGTAGGCATCGTCATTCCGTGTCATCGCGTGATCGGCGCCGATGGCGCGCTCCGCGGCTACGGCGGCGGCCTCGAGCGAAAGGCGTGGCTGCTCGAACATGAGCGCACCGCCCGCGCACCGCGTCATGGCGAGCAGATCGCCCTGTCCGCTCGCTGATCAGCCTGATCGACGGGCCGCGGACGGGACGCTAGCAAGCCGATCGGCGCGCGCCGGATCGGCGGCCGCGGCGTTCTGGTGCAGCGATATCGATGGTCGGCGCATCGGAGGATGCGCTGCTGGCGAACGGCACGCCGCACGTGTTCTTTTTACATAGATCAAATGCCGCGCGCCAAACACGGTCACATCGAAGCGAGATGCCCGCGCTATCGTGTGGAAATGATGGACGGCGGCGCAATCCGCGACACGTGGGACCGGCTGACGAGCACGCCAAGACCAGTCCTTGAACCCTCCGCCAGGATCGTTAAAGATCGCGAAGTCAGGTGGAAACTCGCCCGTCCGGACCGTCGATCTCGCGACAGTCCGTTCGACGTGTACGTAGCAGCAACGATGGCGTTCCAGATCCCGGACATCGTGCCGGGGCGCAAGCACGAAGGGAGTCACAACATGCGGTTCATGGTGATGGTCAAGGCGGACAAGGACAGTGAGGCAGGCGTGATGCCGAGCGAGCAAATGCTCGCGGAGATGGGCAAGTTCAACCAGGAGCTGGCGGACGCCGATATCTCGGAGTGCGACGCTGGCTATGGGTGCCCCCGCCCTGGCGCGGCCTCGCGTTCGGGGCCGTCACGCTCGTCACCGTGGGACAACCGCTGTTCGACCAGGCGAACGTCGATTTTCAGATCTTCGAGCCTCTCATCGTCGTCATTGCGCTGTTCGCCGCGCTCTTCCTTATTAATGGCGCCATCCTCGCGCCGCTCGCCGACCGCATCCACCCGGAGCCGCCCTACGCTGCGAGTACGCGTGTCCCGAGAGTCGCGGCCGGCATCATCGTGGTGGTCTCCCTGTTAGGACTCCTCCTGATGATCGGCACGATCCAAACCATGGTCGACGATGCGGGTACCTGCTCCGCCGCCCGCGGCGGCGGCAACGGCTGCGCCGTCCTCGACACCCCACGGAGGTAACGAATGCGAGTGCGATACGCACTATTGACGATTCTCGCTTGTGTCTGGCTGCTCGCGACAGCCGCCGTGAGCGTCGCGACGGTGGCGCTCGTGAGCGAAAGCGGCTGGTCAGAGCTACCGCTATTCGCGTGGCTGCTGCTTGGTGGCCTGTTCGCCGTCGCCCTGCCTGTTCTGCTGTACGGCGATTATCGATGGGTGATCCGCGCCGATGAGGCAGAACTCGGCGCGTCGTGAACCGGGGTAGGGCGACCT is part of the Dehalococcoidia bacterium genome and harbors:
- a CDS encoding YceI family protein gives rise to the protein MSTWSIDPAHSSAEFAVKHMMVTTVKGRFNIAEGTLRIDEGDPSRSSVRAAIDVASVDTGVADRDAHLRSDDFFNAEQYPRFTFETTRLERVDDERWRMTGDLTMRDVTRPVALDVEFEGRGIDAYGKDRAGFVATAKINRKDFGVSWNGAIETGGVVVSDSVKITLNIAAIRQD
- a CDS encoding M14 family zinc carboxypeptidase gives rise to the protein MLLGKGQGMARRGSRDLRAWCAGALVLAALVGGACTFTIGRSVEQRDIGVQRFGSGPRAVLLIGGLHTGAEDNSRMIVEQLAVYLGANPGAVPASVTLYVLPSANPDGTARGIHTNARGIDLNRNWPADDWSSDACHPASGCRRGLGGPAPLSEPETAALYNFVATLRPEITIVWHAEAPLVEANEVPGADVYGQRFAEASGYPYVEEWTAYRITGQLIDALEQRLALRAFDVELANCCQITPEEFDRNLRGLLAVLQEVSGERVATPTAERTPAKPTPTPFRVPDIEVP
- a CDS encoding winged helix-turn-helix transcriptional regulator, which encodes MRWTGAIIRALLSGVTRFSDVTQTVPGLSDRMLSERFKELEAEGVVERRVLPETPVRIEYHLTEKGRALAGAVDAISAWANDWVSPEPAAKSAARTRT
- a CDS encoding AlkA N-terminal domain-containing protein; this encodes MRHNGAMTSATISGVRTTGIYCRADCTASPLARNVTLYPSSIAAEAHGFRPCLRCRPDRLPPFSADGETIVARGLRMISDGALDAYTEVDLAQRLATSERHLRRLFLSELGATPDFIARSRRAHFARRLLDETDLSMPVVAAAAGFRSVRQMNRMIIETFRFTPTVLRAKRGKNDRMAADGGLRLRLPFAGAPAFDSTLAYLASRAIPGVEAVDAGTYRRSVVMCGYPGVIEVAQGDASHLHVTVHLAALTSLIDAVARIRRIAGLDQPGDASELLKRDSMLRPLIARRPGLRVPGAWDPFEVAVRIIVGQQISVRGASTITGRIAQCFGEGVGGVGGWGLTHTFPSARRIAGVRVDQLRETGLTQSRAESVRAFARVYAEGKVPLDGSHTLEDLVGALTSLPGIGPWSAQMIAMRAASSVDAFPAGDLGLRKAAATLLQREDVPGAEELAERAEAWRPHRGVAAMYLWSSLAH
- a CDS encoding LLM class flavin-dependent oxidoreductase; the encoded protein is MTVELGITTFAEITPDPASGETIDGAQRLRNLIEEIELADQIGLEVFGVGEHHRPDFAVSSPTVVLGAAAVKTKRIRLSSAVTVLSSDDPVRVFQDFATVDLLSNGRAEIMAGRGSFTESFPLFGYDLGDYDDLFAEKLELLLRLRESERVTWEGTHRAPIKDLGVYPRPVQHPLPIWIAVGGSVDSVMRAGKLGLPLMIAIIGGAPERFVPLVDTYRESGRTAGHDASRLAVGINSHAFIAGDSQQAADLFYPPYAHVMSKIGRERGWSPMNRGQFEAMRSPRGSLLVGSPDEVIDKMLFEHELFGYQRFLVQFSVGTMPHASVMKSIELFGTKVAPAVRKATSSGESAGGEGSRGDRVATSP
- a CDS encoding methylated-DNA--[protein]-cysteine S-methyltransferase, translating into MRTNPPSHATIIQVTTFASPVGEITFAMDGPALCALKFAGGRTSVWPALARRYGPDVELAEASARHPAVVALLAYFDGDLDALDAIEVSAGGTPFQQRVWQTLRAIPVGQTASYADIAHRIGAPKAFRAVARANATNPVGIVIPCHRVIGADGALRGYGGGLERKAWLLEHERTARAPRHGEQIALSAR